From the genome of Flavobacterium luteolum, one region includes:
- a CDS encoding rod shape-determining protein, protein MGFFDFMTEDIAIDLGTANTLIIHNDKVVIDSPSIVARDRVSGKIIAVGKEANMMQGKTHENIKTIRPLKDGVIADFDASEKMINMFIKSIPALKKRMFTPALRMVVCIPSGITEVEMRAVKESCERVNGKEVYLIHEPMAAAIGIGIDIMQPKGNMIVDIGGGTTEIAVIALGGIVCDKSVKIAGDVFTNDIVYYMRTQHNLFVGESTAEKIKIQIGAAIEDLDGPPEDMSVQGRDLLTGKPKQVDVSYREIAKALDKSIQRIEDAVMETLSQTPPELAADIYNTGIYLAGGGSMLRGLDKRISQKTDLPVYIAEDPLRAVVRGTGMALKNIAKFKSILIK, encoded by the coding sequence ATGGGATTTTTTGATTTCATGACCGAGGATATTGCGATAGACCTTGGAACCGCAAACACTTTAATCATTCATAATGATAAAGTTGTCATTGATAGTCCATCTATCGTTGCACGTGATAGAGTATCAGGCAAAATCATTGCTGTTGGTAAGGAAGCCAATATGATGCAAGGTAAAACACATGAAAACATCAAAACTATAAGGCCTTTGAAAGATGGTGTAATCGCCGATTTTGATGCTTCGGAAAAAATGATCAATATGTTCATTAAAAGTATTCCTGCATTGAAAAAAAGAATGTTTACCCCAGCTTTACGTATGGTTGTATGTATTCCTTCTGGTATTACTGAAGTGGAGATGAGAGCGGTGAAGGAATCTTGTGAGAGAGTAAATGGAAAAGAAGTTTACTTGATTCATGAGCCAATGGCAGCGGCAATTGGTATTGGTATTGACATTATGCAACCAAAAGGAAACATGATTGTGGATATTGGAGGTGGTACAACAGAAATTGCTGTTATCGCATTAGGCGGAATTGTATGTGACAAATCTGTAAAAATTGCAGGTGACGTTTTCACAAACGATATCGTTTATTATATGCGTACACAACACAACTTATTTGTTGGAGAAAGTACTGCTGAAAAAATTAAAATTCAAATTGGAGCGGCAATCGAAGATTTAGATGGCCCACCAGAAGATATGTCAGTTCAAGGTAGAGATTTGCTTACTGGTAAACCAAAACAAGTAGATGTTTCTTACCGTGAAATTGCAAAAGCTTTAGACAAATCTATTCAGCGTATTGAAGATGCGGTAATGGAAACATTATCTCAGACTCCGCCTGAATTAGCAGCAGATATCTACAATACTGGTATCTATTTAGCTGGTGGTGGATCTATGTTGAGAGGTCTTGACAAACGTATTTCTCAAAAAACAGATTTACCTGTTTACATTGCCGAAGATCCTTTAAGAGCTGTTGTTCGTGGTACAGGAATGGCCCTTAAAAACATTGCTAAATTTAAAAGCATCTTAATTAAATAA
- the purH gene encoding bifunctional phosphoribosylaminoimidazolecarboxamide formyltransferase/IMP cyclohydrolase — protein MSTTKKIQSALISVFSKDGLEPIVRKLHEQNVTLYSTGGTEDFIKNLGIPVVPVEDITSFPEILGGRVKTLHPKIFGGILNRQDNESDVQQMKEFDIPQIDLVIVDLYPFEKTVASGASEQDIIEKIDIGGISLIRAGAKNFKDTVIVASVNEYSLLLDLITEQDGATTLENRRLLATKAFHVSSHYDGAIFNYFNTDETIYKESIANGQVLRYGENPHQKGFFFGDFDAMFKKLHGKELSYNNLLDVDAAVNLIAEFKTDGPTFAILKHNNACGLASRKTISEAYLAALACDPTSAFGGVLISNTKIDLETAQEINKLFCEVVIAPAYDDEAVTVLQEKKNRIILVQNEVELPARQVRTCLNGLLIQDRNNITDNKEHLKTVTITEPTAQEIEDLIFASKICKNTKSNTIVFAKNGTLISSGTGQTSRVDALIQAVDKAKAFGFDLNGASMASDAFFPFPDCVELAKKAGITAVIQPGGSIKDELSINYCNENNLAMVFTGTRHFKH, from the coding sequence ATGAGCACAACAAAAAAAATACAATCGGCATTAATTTCTGTTTTTTCTAAAGATGGATTAGAACCAATTGTTAGAAAATTACACGAACAAAATGTAACACTTTATTCAACTGGCGGAACTGAAGATTTCATCAAAAACCTTGGTATTCCAGTAGTTCCTGTTGAAGATATTACTTCTTTCCCTGAAATTCTTGGAGGAAGAGTAAAAACTTTACACCCGAAAATTTTTGGAGGTATTTTAAATCGTCAGGATAATGAAAGCGATGTTCAGCAAATGAAGGAATTTGACATTCCTCAGATTGATTTGGTAATTGTTGATTTATATCCTTTTGAAAAAACAGTTGCTTCTGGAGCAAGCGAACAAGATATTATTGAAAAAATCGATATTGGCGGAATTTCATTAATTCGTGCTGGTGCGAAGAATTTCAAAGACACTGTAATTGTGGCTTCTGTAAACGAGTACAGTTTACTTTTAGATTTGATTACAGAGCAAGATGGAGCAACAACTTTAGAGAACAGAAGATTGTTGGCTACTAAAGCATTCCACGTTTCATCTCACTACGATGGAGCTATTTTTAATTATTTCAATACAGACGAGACTATTTACAAAGAAAGTATTGCAAATGGTCAAGTTTTAAGATACGGTGAAAACCCTCACCAAAAAGGATTCTTCTTTGGAGATTTTGATGCAATGTTCAAAAAACTTCACGGAAAAGAATTATCATACAACAATTTACTAGATGTTGATGCCGCGGTTAATTTAATTGCTGAGTTTAAAACTGACGGACCAACATTCGCGATTTTAAAACACAACAATGCTTGCGGATTGGCTTCAAGAAAAACAATTAGCGAGGCTTATTTAGCTGCTTTAGCTTGTGATCCTACTTCAGCTTTTGGAGGAGTGTTAATTTCTAACACTAAAATTGATTTAGAAACTGCACAGGAAATCAACAAACTATTCTGCGAAGTTGTAATTGCTCCAGCGTATGATGACGAGGCTGTTACGGTGTTACAAGAGAAGAAAAACAGAATTATATTAGTTCAAAATGAAGTTGAATTACCAGCGCGTCAAGTAAGAACTTGTCTTAATGGTTTGTTAATTCAGGACAGAAATAATATTACGGATAATAAAGAGCATTTAAAAACCGTTACAATTACAGAACCTACTGCTCAAGAAATCGAAGATTTGATCTTTGCTTCTAAAATCTGCAAGAATACAAAATCAAACACTATTGTATTTGCTAAAAACGGAACATTGATTTCATCAGGTACAGGTCAGACTTCAAGAGTTGACGCTTTAATTCAAGCTGTTGACAAAGCAAAAGCTTTTGGATTTGATTTAAATGGAGCTTCGATGGCAAGTGATGCATTTTTCCCATTTCCGGATTGTGTAGAATTAGCTAAAAAAGCAGGAATAACTGCTGTAATTCAGCCAGGAGGTTCGATTAAAGACGAATTAAGTATAAATTATTGCAATGAAAATAATCTTGCAATGGTATTTACAGGAACTCGTCATTTTAAACATTAA
- a CDS encoding ABC transporter permease has protein sequence MIVYLRLLKESLSFAINALRNNKLRTLLSLLGVTIGIFSIIAVLAAVDSLDKKISKDLSSLDKNTIYLMKYCFGPSEIPQWKREQFPNVKYDEYIGLKNSMNNTDQVAYQLFVNRESLKYDSKTVSDVNIIPSSSEMVDIDGLSFDKGRFYNESESNSGTPVIVLGYDIAEGLFGSSDPIGKNIRLYGQRFTVIGVMAKQGAGFFGDSNDTSVYLPANFLRRMYGDSDSMTPVIVLKPEKGVDMDAYKAEIAQKLRAIRGMKAGEMDNFFINVLSGFTDFIDGILGQMNFVGWIISGFSLLVGGFGIANIMFVSVKERTNLIGIQKSLGAKNKFILFQFLFEAVILSVIGGIIGLLMVWGIALALTKLLDFEFVLSLGNILLGTGLAAFIGLVSGILPAISAANLDPVEAIRTGM, from the coding sequence ATGATCGTTTATCTGAGATTATTAAAGGAAAGTCTGAGCTTTGCCATCAATGCTTTGCGAAATAATAAATTACGCACATTATTATCGCTATTAGGTGTGACAATCGGTATTTTTTCGATTATCGCTGTTTTGGCTGCTGTTGACTCTTTAGACAAAAAAATCTCAAAAGATTTGAGCAGTTTAGATAAAAATACGATTTATTTAATGAAATACTGCTTTGGACCGTCTGAAATTCCACAATGGAAGAGAGAACAGTTTCCAAATGTGAAATACGACGAGTATATCGGATTGAAGAACTCAATGAATAATACCGATCAAGTAGCATATCAGCTTTTTGTAAATAGAGAAAGTTTAAAATACGATTCTAAAACAGTCAGCGATGTAAATATTATTCCATCGTCAAGCGAAATGGTCGATATTGACGGATTGAGTTTTGATAAAGGAAGATTTTACAATGAATCTGAGTCAAATTCGGGAACTCCCGTTATTGTTTTAGGATATGATATAGCCGAAGGGCTTTTTGGTTCAAGCGATCCAATCGGAAAAAATATTCGTTTGTACGGACAACGATTTACTGTTATTGGCGTAATGGCAAAACAAGGAGCCGGTTTTTTTGGAGATAGTAATGATACTTCGGTTTATCTTCCAGCAAATTTCTTAAGAAGAATGTATGGAGACAGTGATTCGATGACTCCAGTTATAGTTTTAAAGCCAGAAAAAGGAGTAGACATGGATGCATACAAAGCAGAAATTGCCCAAAAGCTGCGAGCAATCCGTGGAATGAAAGCGGGAGAAATGGATAATTTCTTTATTAATGTACTTTCTGGATTTACTGATTTTATTGATGGAATTTTAGGTCAGATGAATTTTGTGGGCTGGATCATCAGTGGATTTTCTCTTCTTGTTGGTGGTTTCGGAATTGCGAATATTATGTTTGTTTCTGTTAAAGAAAGAACCAATCTTATCGGAATTCAGAAATCTTTAGGTGCAAAAAATAAATTTATCTTATTCCAATTTTTGTTTGAAGCCGTTATTTTGTCTGTTATTGGTGGAATAATTGGTCTTTTGATGGTTTGGGGAATTGCTTTAGCTTTGACAAAACTGCTAGATTTTGAATTTGTTTTAAGTTTAGGAAATATTCTTTTAGGAACCGGTTTGGCTGCTTTTATTGGTCTGGTTTCTGGAATTCTTCCTGCGATTTCGGCAGCAAATCTAGATCCTGTCGAAGCTATTCGAACAGGAATGTAA
- a CDS encoding cupin-like domain-containing protein: MSFNLKSVDTVESISKEDFKKNYLDKRKPLIIKGLTKDWPAREKWSTEYFKQIAGDIEVKLVDNSKADPKKVINASIASMKFGEYLDLIKREPTQLRIFFFNLFKHRPELIDDVKVPKELMGGFIESMPAMFFGGSKAITFLHYDIDLPHLFHTHFGGRKHIILFDNKWKKRLYCLPNTTYALEDYDVANPDFEKFPALKGVEGYEVFLEHGDTLFMPTGMWHWMRYIDGSFSLTLRAWDSSISRKVASVWSLFMHGAVDSGIKVIFRERYAVWREKLAYKIAEKELKKDLRKAS; the protein is encoded by the coding sequence ATGAGCTTTAATCTTAAATCTGTTGATACTGTTGAGTCGATTTCCAAGGAAGATTTTAAAAAGAATTACCTAGATAAAAGAAAACCTTTAATCATAAAGGGACTTACAAAAGATTGGCCAGCAAGAGAAAAATGGTCAACAGAGTATTTCAAGCAGATTGCTGGAGATATAGAGGTTAAACTTGTGGATAATTCAAAGGCAGATCCAAAAAAAGTGATCAATGCTTCAATTGCGAGTATGAAATTTGGGGAATATCTGGATTTGATAAAACGCGAACCAACCCAATTGCGTATTTTTTTCTTCAATCTTTTCAAACACAGACCCGAATTAATTGATGATGTAAAAGTTCCGAAAGAATTAATGGGCGGTTTTATAGAAAGTATGCCAGCCATGTTTTTTGGTGGTTCTAAGGCAATTACTTTTCTTCATTATGATATCGATTTGCCGCATCTTTTTCATACTCATTTCGGCGGAAGAAAACACATTATACTATTTGATAACAAATGGAAGAAAAGACTTTACTGTCTTCCAAATACGACTTATGCATTAGAAGATTATGACGTTGCCAATCCTGATTTTGAAAAATTTCCAGCTTTGAAAGGAGTAGAAGGCTATGAAGTTTTTCTGGAACACGGAGATACTTTATTCATGCCAACCGGAATGTGGCATTGGATGCGTTATATAGACGGTTCTTTTTCTTTAACACTTCGTGCTTGGGATTCATCGATTTCCCGTAAAGTGGCTAGTGTATGGAGTTTATTTATGCACGGTGCAGTTGACAGCGGCATAAAAGTAATTTTTAGGGAGCGTTATGCTGTATGGCGAGAAAAACTAGCTTATAAAATTGCTGAGAAAGAATTAAAGAAGGATTTGAGAAAGGCAAGTTAA